A region of Chloracidobacterium sp. DNA encodes the following proteins:
- a CDS encoding DUF4349 domain-containing protein: MRKTELLTFILLVSLSAFGCGETTASLTANKPAAASTFENATTDEASLVVQDQRNAGASFNSSAIASKPISVGQAVKQVIDDTSLSQARTAFTETSPTARRIIRNADLSLESQSPEETQRRITSIAEANGGFVVESQPTSSDTRATKRDIVTMSVRVPSQKFADTLDQIRSASEKVIFETVKGDDVTEEFIDIEARLKAKKALELQFTEIMKRAVSINEALMVQSQLAEVRGEIEKIEGRKRFLENQSSLSTIKIKLQTPEAVFSTSSKGFGARLSQSFGVGLDFALDFVLGLLTFFVAIAPFAVFIGLPIMLIVRYFWKRRSRSRTIIELAKEELNAA; encoded by the coding sequence ATGAGAAAGACCGAATTACTAACCTTTATATTGCTTGTTTCTTTGTCCGCTTTTGGCTGCGGCGAAACAACTGCAAGCCTTACCGCAAACAAACCTGCCGCAGCCTCAACATTTGAGAATGCAACAACAGACGAAGCTTCACTAGTTGTGCAGGACCAGAGAAATGCCGGTGCAAGTTTCAATAGTTCCGCCATCGCCTCAAAACCTATTTCCGTGGGCCAAGCCGTCAAACAAGTAATTGACGATACTTCTCTGAGCCAGGCCCGAACTGCTTTTACGGAAACTTCGCCGACCGCCCGAAGGATAATCCGTAACGCCGACCTCAGCCTCGAATCGCAATCGCCGGAGGAGACACAGCGAAGGATAACTTCCATTGCGGAGGCAAACGGCGGTTTTGTCGTCGAATCGCAGCCAACGAGCAGCGATACTCGTGCTACAAAACGCGACATTGTAACGATGAGCGTCCGCGTGCCGTCGCAGAAATTTGCCGACACACTCGATCAGATTCGCTCAGCGTCCGAGAAGGTCATCTTCGAAACGGTCAAAGGCGATGACGTTACCGAAGAATTTATCGACATTGAGGCCAGGCTGAAAGCCAAGAAAGCCTTGGAGTTGCAATTTACCGAGATAATGAAACGAGCGGTTAGCATCAACGAGGCATTGATGGTTCAAAGCCAGCTTGCCGAGGTTCGAGGAGAGATCGAAAAGATCGAAGGCCGCAAACGCTTTCTCGAAAATCAATCCAGCCTTTCAACCATCAAGATCAAACTGCAAACTCCCGAGGCTGTCTTCTCAACTTCGTCAAAAGGATTCGGCGCCCGCCTTAGCCAATCGTTTGGTGTCGGCCTCGATTTCGCATTGGATTTTGTGCTCGGACTTCTGACCTTTTTTGTCGCAATAGCTCCGTTCGCTGTCTTTATCGGTTTACCGATTATGCTCATCGTGCGATACTTTTGGAAGCGACGCAGCCGTTCGAGAACCATAATCGAACTGGCTAAAGAAGAGTTAAACGCGGCATGA
- the efp gene encoding elongation factor P produces MAISANDIRKGMVIVHEGSPVRVMDFHHHTPGNLRAMVQARLRNLLTGNSFEYRFRSNDTLDKVVLEQHKMDYLYSDGSHHHFMNSENYEQVSLTEDELGDAAQWLMPNLNIEVEFYNGTPIGVALPATMELTVTRTDPPMKGATASNSNKPATLENGVTVSVPPFIVEGEKIKVNPTEGRYMERVK; encoded by the coding sequence ATGGCAATTTCAGCAAACGATATAAGAAAAGGAATGGTTATTGTGCACGAGGGTTCACCTGTGCGGGTTATGGATTTTCATCATCACACGCCGGGCAATTTGCGGGCGATGGTGCAGGCACGATTGAGAAATCTGCTCACCGGCAATTCGTTCGAGTACCGCTTTCGATCCAACGACACACTTGATAAGGTCGTTCTCGAACAGCACAAGATGGATTATCTTTATTCCGATGGCTCGCATCACCATTTTATGAATTCGGAAAACTATGAGCAGGTCTCGCTGACGGAGGATGAACTCGGCGATGCGGCCCAATGGCTGATGCCGAATCTGAATATCGAGGTCGAATTTTACAATGGCACGCCCATCGGCGTAGCACTTCCTGCCACGATGGAACTTACTGTAACGCGGACCGATCCGCCTATGAAAGGTGCGACAGCCTCAAACTCGAACAAACCCGCCACGCTCGAAAACGGCGTGACCGTATCAGTTCCGCCGTTCATAGTCGAAGGCGAAAAGATCAAGGTGAATCCGACCGAAGGCCGGTACATGGAACGGGTGAAATAG
- a CDS encoding 3-deoxy-D-manno-octulosonic acid transferase, with amino-acid sequence MFLIYSIVYTLAFIVLLPRFLFDALFNGKYAAGFKQRLGYLPAFDEKGKRVVWLHCVSVGETNAARPLAIKLKETFPEISLVVSTTTRTGQKLAKTVFADVADLVFYFPFDWKFTVRRTLHRIKPSVVLLMETEIWPNFIRESYHAGARLAIVNGRLSERSLTRYAKIRQFIKRILGYLDLALMQENGDATRLMSLGIRASKVRVTGNLKFDHFTEAAEIDLTNYFRSRFCGGDDSRPFIVAASTHEPEEKWILDAFCSSANDGPRPKPRLLLAPRHPERFDKVAALIEDFRKNTGCEWQSYSFVKRSRAQSETDKAADVVLLDSIGELRSVYPLADLVFVGGSLIKHGGHSIFEPAAAGKAIVTGPFTHNFDTAVNSFIEKRALVQLPDAPQDFQVVERLYEVFIDLLNNADKRHELGFNALNAMESGRGAVEKTIEYLQPVLDKNIVRKKHYG; translated from the coding sequence ATGTTTCTTATCTACAGCATCGTTTACACTCTCGCCTTTATCGTGCTGCTGCCGCGATTCCTGTTCGATGCTCTGTTCAATGGAAAGTACGCAGCCGGATTCAAACAGCGTCTAGGCTACTTGCCGGCGTTCGATGAAAAAGGTAAAAGAGTCGTATGGCTTCACTGCGTTTCTGTCGGCGAAACCAACGCAGCACGCCCGCTGGCAATAAAATTAAAAGAAACATTCCCGGAAATTTCTCTTGTCGTCTCTACTACAACGCGCACCGGACAAAAACTTGCTAAAACTGTGTTTGCCGACGTTGCAGACCTCGTTTTCTATTTCCCTTTCGACTGGAAATTTACCGTTCGACGAACGCTGCATCGCATAAAACCGTCAGTAGTTCTTCTAATGGAGACCGAGATCTGGCCAAATTTTATTCGCGAGTCATATCACGCCGGCGCTCGTCTTGCCATCGTTAACGGAAGACTTTCCGAGCGTTCGCTGACACGTTACGCCAAGATAAGGCAGTTTATTAAACGCATACTCGGCTATCTCGATCTGGCGTTGATGCAGGAGAACGGCGACGCCACGCGACTGATGTCGCTCGGCATTAGAGCGAGCAAGGTCCGCGTCACTGGAAATCTCAAATTTGACCATTTCACTGAAGCGGCAGAAATCGATCTGACGAATTATTTTAGGAGTCGTTTTTGCGGCGGCGATGACAGTCGTCCTTTTATCGTTGCCGCGAGTACTCATGAACCGGAAGAAAAATGGATACTTGATGCTTTTTGTTCGTCGGCAAATGATGGGCCGCGTCCTAAGCCACGCCTATTGCTAGCTCCCAGACATCCTGAACGTTTTGATAAGGTTGCGGCGCTGATCGAAGACTTTCGAAAAAATACTGGGTGCGAATGGCAGTCTTACAGTTTTGTGAAACGATCCCGCGCACAATCGGAAACAGATAAGGCCGCAGATGTTGTCTTGCTAGACAGTATCGGTGAACTTCGCTCCGTTTATCCTCTTGCCGATCTAGTTTTTGTCGGAGGCAGCCTGATAAAACATGGCGGCCATAGTATTTTTGAGCCTGCTGCTGCAGGCAAAGCCATCGTCACCGGGCCTTTCACTCACAATTTCGATACAGCAGTAAATTCATTTATAGAAAAACGCGCCTTGGTTCAGCTACCTGATGCCCCACAGGATTTTCAAGTTGTTGAGCGACTTTACGAGGTATTTATCGATCTACTTAACAATGCCGATAAAAGGCACGAACTTGGCTTCAATGCGTTGAACGCGATGGAATCCGGCCGCGGTGCTGTGGAGAAAACAATTGAATATCTTCAGCCCGTTCTCGACAAAAACATCGTAAGAAAAAAACATTACGGCTAG
- the rnc gene encoding ribonuclease III, whose amino-acid sequence MSVALGKLEAIIGHKFKNLKLLERAVTHRSWAYENLPGEPDENVREAENESMEFIGDSVIGLVIAEQLFIRNPKLSEGDLTLMKHNLVSGSALATLSEAIGIGEFLRLGGSEVKSGRRKQSLLTNAFEAVVGAVFLDSGYVAARVVVTRLMEERLQSVTPEASVDFKSRLQTELQAQKQKTASYQLLKTDGPPHSRIFFVEVTWENGKARGQGNSIKAAEMMAAAEALKMIEQNEKPTAKRAKQK is encoded by the coding sequence ATGTCTGTTGCACTCGGTAAACTTGAAGCCATCATCGGCCACAAGTTTAAGAATTTGAAATTGCTCGAACGTGCCGTCACGCACCGTTCCTGGGCGTATGAAAATCTGCCGGGCGAACCGGATGAAAACGTGCGTGAGGCAGAAAATGAGTCGATGGAGTTCATTGGCGATTCGGTGATCGGCCTTGTCATTGCCGAACAGCTTTTTATTAGAAATCCAAAACTGAGCGAAGGCGACCTTACGCTGATGAAACACAATCTGGTCAGCGGCTCAGCGCTGGCAACGCTTTCGGAAGCAATAGGCATCGGCGAATTCCTGCGGCTTGGCGGCAGCGAGGTTAAGAGCGGCCGGCGAAAGCAAAGCTTGTTGACAAACGCTTTTGAAGCCGTTGTCGGAGCTGTTTTTTTGGACAGTGGCTACGTTGCGGCCCGCGTAGTGGTCACGAGATTGATGGAGGAAAGGCTGCAAAGCGTCACGCCTGAGGCATCGGTGGACTTTAAGTCGCGGCTGCAGACCGAGCTGCAGGCACAGAAGCAGAAAACTGCAAGTTATCAATTGTTAAAAACAGATGGTCCGCCGCACTCTCGAATCTTTTTTGTCGAGGTAACGTGGGAAAACGGAAAGGCTCGCGGACAGGGAAATTCGATAAAAGCGGCTGAAATGATGGCCGCCGCCGAAGCACTAAAAATGATCGAGCAAAACGAAAAGCCGACGGCGAAACGTGCGAAGCAGAAATAG
- a CDS encoding tetratricopeptide repeat protein has translation MKFTIITLLLLTSFGCDNAGKPLPQNTNTAAATSNKEKPQTAIAHSLENQPQKNDAPTGEKSKWTQSGDPIDTKEFNSAIASAEVALGKKPSDAEAKKAVAAAYFNRAEALTKARQYASALGDYRKALKYDPSNTDAKEWIDKIIMIYESINRGYPKEGEEPPPLPFEKGKK, from the coding sequence ATGAAATTTACTATTATAACGCTTCTTTTATTGACCTCGTTTGGCTGTGACAATGCCGGAAAGCCCCTGCCGCAAAACACAAACACTGCGGCGGCCACTTCAAATAAGGAAAAGCCGCAGACCGCGATCGCTCATTCCTTAGAGAATCAGCCCCAGAAGAATGACGCACCGACAGGTGAGAAATCGAAATGGACTCAGAGCGGCGACCCTATCGACACTAAGGAATTTAACTCCGCTATCGCCTCAGCCGAAGTCGCTCTGGGGAAAAAACCGTCTGATGCCGAGGCAAAAAAAGCTGTTGCCGCGGCCTATTTTAATCGGGCTGAGGCATTGACCAAAGCACGGCAATACGCTTCAGCTCTTGGCGATTATCGCAAAGCGTTGAAATACGATCCATCAAACACAGATGCTAAAGAGTGGATCGACAAGATCATCATGATCTACGAGTCGATCAATCGCGGATACCCGAAAGAAGGCGAAGAGCCGCCGCCGCTTCCGTTCGAAAAAGGCAAGAAGTAA
- a CDS encoding AtpZ/AtpI family protein, with translation MGNNIFDWDDDEKQEEVKRANFQQPVEAVDYWSQNEPQNSAWGDPWQETATEKQWEESVEYVPYQPDSTDENVRRGGLAWSAGIVFFSSIVFMLFIGWGADLLFQSKPWGIVVGIVIGSILGFIQFFRISSQIINPKSNKSSIQPLMPRDED, from the coding sequence ATGGGAAACAACATTTTCGACTGGGACGACGACGAAAAACAGGAAGAAGTTAAGCGGGCAAATTTCCAACAGCCCGTCGAGGCAGTCGATTACTGGTCACAAAATGAGCCGCAAAACTCGGCTTGGGGCGATCCGTGGCAAGAGACAGCCACTGAAAAACAATGGGAAGAGTCCGTTGAATATGTTCCTTATCAGCCCGACTCAACCGACGAAAACGTTCGCCGCGGAGGCCTCGCCTGGTCTGCCGGCATCGTATTTTTCAGTTCGATAGTGTTCATGCTCTTTATCGGTTGGGGAGCAGACCTGCTTTTTCAAAGCAAACCTTGGGGCATCGTCGTCGGCATAGTGATCGGCTCGATCCTCGGATTTATCCAGTTTTTTAGGATCTCTTCCCAAATTATCAACCCCAAAAGTAATAAGTCGTCAATCCAGCCCCTCATGCCGCGCGACGAGGATTAG
- a CDS encoding glycosyltransferase produces MFYFFAGILILLSFRSFRGGLEYLRFFRSELAKAASNFTPFVTVVAPCRGLDDGLKDNLLALFEQDYPEYEILFVVDDRNDAAVPIIEEVSRKAARAETRPVGSVPYTQLVVADKAVAASQKVENLREALLHADDRSEAFVFVDSDARPSKYWLNSLVAPLQDKTVGAASGYRWFISDKPSFASEMRSAWNASIASALGPNTKTNFCWGGSMAMRRDVFEKIEIRDKWRGTLSDDFAVTRAVNEADLKIVFVPQALTASVEDCSFSELLEFTTRQMKITRVYAPNLWLLSFVGSGLFNIVMILAFLIVIFSPTNDLPVFAAIATLVLVSIFSTGKAWLRLKAVKLVLTQYKTELSHQFWTQNTLWLLTPALFFYNSFAAWRSRRLKWRGITYELKSPTETVIITD; encoded by the coding sequence TTGTTCTATTTTTTCGCGGGCATTCTGATCTTGCTTAGTTTCAGGTCCTTTCGCGGCGGTTTGGAATATCTGAGATTTTTCAGGTCCGAACTCGCAAAAGCCGCGTCAAATTTCACACCTTTTGTGACAGTTGTTGCGCCGTGTCGCGGCCTAGACGATGGCCTGAAAGATAATTTGCTCGCCCTTTTCGAACAGGACTATCCCGAATACGAAATACTCTTTGTGGTCGATGATAGAAATGATGCGGCTGTTCCTATCATTGAGGAAGTTTCCCGCAAAGCCGCAAGGGCAGAAACACGACCGGTTGGGAGTGTGCCGTACACTCAATTGGTAGTCGCCGACAAAGCAGTGGCTGCCAGTCAAAAAGTCGAGAATCTGCGCGAAGCTCTATTGCATGCGGATGACAGGTCAGAAGCATTCGTATTTGTCGATTCAGACGCGCGGCCGTCAAAGTATTGGCTGAATTCTCTGGTTGCTCCATTGCAAGATAAAACCGTTGGGGCTGCGAGTGGCTATCGCTGGTTCATTTCTGACAAACCGTCATTCGCATCTGAAATGCGGTCAGCTTGGAACGCTTCTATCGCATCTGCTCTCGGCCCGAACACGAAAACAAATTTCTGCTGGGGCGGTTCGATGGCAATGCGGCGTGACGTTTTTGAGAAGATCGAAATTCGCGACAAATGGCGCGGCACGCTTTCCGATGATTTTGCCGTCACACGCGCCGTTAACGAGGCAGATCTAAAAATAGTTTTTGTTCCGCAAGCCCTGACAGCATCGGTCGAAGACTGTTCATTTAGCGAGTTGCTCGAATTCACAACGCGGCAAATGAAGATAACGCGTGTTTATGCTCCCAATCTTTGGCTGCTTTCTTTTGTTGGCTCAGGCCTCTTTAATATCGTAATGATCTTGGCGTTTTTGATCGTCATCTTTAGCCCGACAAACGATCTTCCTGTGTTTGCCGCAATAGCGACCCTCGTTTTGGTCTCGATATTCAGCACCGGAAAAGCCTGGCTTCGATTAAAAGCTGTGAAACTCGTCTTGACCCAATACAAAACTGAACTTTCGCATCAATTTTGGACACAAAACACGCTGTGGCTGCTCACGCCTGCGCTTTTCTTCTACAATTCGTTTGCTGCCTGGAGGTCACGCCGCCTCAAATGGCGCGGCATCACTTACGAATTGAAATCGCCCACTGAAACTGTCATTATTACGGATTGA
- a CDS encoding sigma-54-dependent Fis family transcriptional regulator, which yields MARKSILVVDDEKNQREILETILSGEGYDVTTASSGEAAMKFVADRHFDLVLTDLKMTGMSGLDLLKELTDFDKSIIVILLTAHGSVDSAVDAMRLGAFEYLQKPYDSEKLLDTVSRALNKLTTLDAEIISVSPEMDKVKKLILKIAKSSSTVLIRGESGTGKELIARSIHTNSLRSSEAFQAVNCAAINENLLESELFGHEKGSFTGAVADKKGLFEIAHNGTLFLDEIGELDISLQAKILRALQEKQIRRVGGIRDIDVDVRVVAATNRDLTHMVEEKRFREDLYYRLNVLSIELPALRERRSDVPVLIEYFVKKHTRNTDRKITIATDARRLLEDYSYPGNVRQLESALERAILLCENDTVTLEDLPPEMTQMTSAASGDLFKLPPEGVNFEEVERSLIMQAMDRTDNNITKSAKLLGLTFRTLQYRLEKFGFKKDGDGTEESDES from the coding sequence ATGGCAAGAAAGAGCATCCTCGTCGTTGATGACGAGAAAAACCAACGCGAAATATTAGAAACGATCCTTTCGGGTGAAGGTTATGACGTAACGACCGCTTCGTCCGGCGAGGCAGCGATGAAATTCGTTGCTGATCGGCATTTCGACCTCGTGCTAACCGATCTGAAAATGACGGGCATGAGCGGGCTTGACTTGCTTAAGGAACTTACCGATTTTGATAAGTCGATCATTGTCATTTTGCTAACGGCACATGGTTCGGTCGATTCAGCAGTTGATGCGATGCGCTTGGGTGCGTTCGAGTACCTGCAAAAACCGTACGACAGTGAAAAACTACTCGACACCGTCTCGCGTGCGTTGAACAAACTAACAACGCTAGACGCCGAGATCATCTCGGTGTCGCCCGAGATGGACAAGGTCAAAAAACTCATCCTAAAGATCGCAAAATCCAGTTCAACTGTTTTGATTCGAGGCGAAAGCGGTACCGGAAAGGAATTGATCGCTCGTTCAATCCACACAAACAGCCTCCGTTCGAGCGAGGCGTTTCAAGCCGTAAACTGCGCCGCGATAAACGAAAACCTTCTTGAATCCGAGCTTTTCGGCCACGAGAAGGGTTCGTTCACAGGTGCGGTCGCTGATAAAAAAGGGCTGTTTGAGATAGCACATAACGGAACGCTTTTTTTGGATGAAATAGGCGAGTTGGACATTTCCCTCCAGGCAAAAATTTTGCGAGCGTTGCAGGAAAAACAAATTCGCCGAGTCGGCGGTATTCGCGACATCGACGTTGACGTTCGCGTGGTAGCGGCAACGAACCGTGATCTAACTCACATGGTTGAAGAAAAGCGTTTTCGCGAAGATCTTTACTATCGTTTGAACGTGCTCTCGATCGAGTTGCCTGCACTTCGCGAACGTCGCAGCGACGTTCCCGTCCTGATCGAGTATTTTGTCAAAAAGCACACTCGCAACACCGACCGCAAGATCACGATCGCGACTGATGCCCGCCGTTTATTGGAAGACTATTCTTATCCCGGCAACGTCCGCCAACTCGAATCGGCGCTGGAACGTGCGATCCTGCTCTGCGAAAACGACACCGTAACTCTCGAAGACCTACCGCCCGAAATGACGCAAATGACTTCGGCAGCGTCAGGCGACCTTTTCAAACTCCCACCTGAAGGCGTCAATTTCGAGGAAGTCGAACGAAGCCTCATCATGCAGGCAATGGACCGAACAGACAACAATATTACGAAGTCAGCAAAACTGTTAGGATTAACATTCAGGACGCTCCAATATCGGCTGGAAAAGTTCGGCTTCAAAAAGGATGGTGACGGAACTGAGGAAAGCGACGAGTCATAA
- the can gene encoding carbonate dehydratase, producing the protein MKKITDLLENNRNWSESVRKEKPNFFADLAAQQNPDYLWIGCSDSRVAANTIVGLLPGEIFVHRNVANLVNHTDMNCLSVIQFAVEVLQVEHIIVCGHYGCGGVKAALENQRHGLIDNWLRHIQDTANLHSHLLDGIAEPDARLDMLCQLNVAEQVLNVGETTIVQDAWSQGQQLEIHGWIYGLKDGMIRDLEITIKTADELSGLRERFLFSDKRKGSIPASN; encoded by the coding sequence GTGAAAAAGATCACTGATCTCCTCGAAAATAATCGCAATTGGTCGGAAAGTGTCCGAAAGGAAAAACCGAATTTTTTCGCCGACCTTGCAGCCCAGCAAAACCCTGATTATCTCTGGATCGGCTGTTCGGACAGCCGTGTTGCGGCTAATACGATCGTCGGGCTACTGCCGGGCGAGATATTCGTGCATCGAAACGTTGCCAATCTGGTAAATCACACCGATATGAACTGCCTCTCGGTCATCCAATTTGCCGTCGAGGTTTTGCAGGTCGAGCACATTATCGTTTGCGGCCACTACGGCTGCGGCGGCGTGAAAGCAGCACTCGAAAATCAGCGTCATGGCCTGATCGACAACTGGCTCCGGCACATACAGGACACTGCAAATCTTCATTCGCATCTTCTCGACGGGATCGCCGAACCTGACGCAAGACTCGACATGCTTTGCCAACTCAACGTGGCGGAACAAGTGCTGAATGTGGGAGAAACAACCATCGTGCAGGACGCTTGGAGTCAAGGCCAGCAGCTTGAAATTCATGGATGGATCTACGGCCTCAAAGATGGCATGATCCGCGATCTCGAGATCACTATTAAAACTGCTGATGAATTGTCCGGCCTGCGAGAACGCTTTCTTTTCAGCGACAAACGCAAGGGCTCGATCCCTGCATCAAATTAG
- a CDS encoding DUF4126 domain-containing protein yields MEWFSTLSLALGSAWTSGINLYATVTVLGLLQKFGATKLPGGLDALDNWWIIGVAGGLYLVEFFADKIPYVDSVWDVVHTFIRVPAGAVVAYAATAQLDSSITIPAALVGGGLALSSHGTKSALRIGANLSPEPVSNWVLSLVEDAIAFIGTFLAVFAPFIIASVLGIFLIVFVWFFPKVFRAIKRLFAAIGAFFRGESFADVARKAG; encoded by the coding sequence ATGGAATGGTTCTCAACATTAAGTCTGGCACTCGGTTCCGCGTGGACGTCAGGAATTAATCTCTACGCGACGGTTACAGTACTAGGCCTGCTGCAAAAATTTGGAGCGACCAAACTTCCCGGCGGGCTTGATGCCCTTGATAACTGGTGGATAATCGGCGTTGCGGGCGGGCTTTATCTGGTTGAGTTTTTTGCCGATAAGATCCCTTACGTCGATAGCGTTTGGGACGTTGTGCATACCTTTATTCGTGTTCCTGCCGGTGCCGTCGTTGCTTATGCTGCGACCGCTCAACTGGATTCGAGCATTACCATCCCGGCCGCATTGGTCGGCGGCGGACTCGCGTTGTCATCACATGGAACGAAATCGGCCTTGCGCATCGGCGCAAATCTTTCGCCCGAGCCAGTTTCTAATTGGGTTCTCTCACTTGTCGAAGACGCCATTGCATTTATCGGCACATTTTTGGCCGTATTCGCTCCATTTATAATCGCGTCGGTGCTCGGCATATTTCTGATCGTCTTCGTGTGGTTTTTCCCAAAAGTCTTTCGTGCCATCAAACGGCTCTTCGCGGCAATAGGTGCATTTTTCCGTGGTGAAAGTTTTGCCGACGTAGCACGCAAGGCTGGCTGA
- a CDS encoding HAMP domain-containing protein — protein sequence MKFFNTFRGRLLLILLIMLMATIGVQYYLNLLTQKENDELREAQAQALVAGITLGVTSIPLTDLRVQDLVDETDQTYFDQATKERIKDIIIIDSNWQVTDSLNPDNLPSYDENNNVVSKQLSDLTCLPPLMESSRLGDDLKNFPNARTENSKNLTDEAHAIPIETSKGRWYVMVLLKNDKSEAIWRAARPLIYTLGVLFVSSLITFLLVWRFAQPIANLADAARKVADGDLCVRVADADRNDEMGRLASRFNEMTAELEKKRDLEIKLQQAEKSAVVGRLGSAIAHEIRNPLNYINLTLDHLRSKFAPADEEKRVAFEKLTSQLKAEVARINQQISDFLNYSRPAKAELRPIDARKVIEDSLRIVEAQAAEENVRISVVEHENVPQVMGDPEFLRSVFNNLFINALQAMENAGGRINIKIYPDEAGNLVNFEVADNARGISPENISKIFEPYFSTKETGTGLGLAIVHKIVDIHNGSISVESKTGEGTKFTVKLPKVDEINHKDTKDTK from the coding sequence ATGAAGTTCTTCAATACATTTCGAGGCAGATTGCTGCTTATACTTTTGATAATGCTGATGGCGACGATCGGCGTGCAGTATTATCTGAACCTTCTCACTCAAAAGGAGAACGACGAACTTCGCGAGGCTCAGGCGCAAGCTCTCGTTGCCGGAATCACGCTGGGAGTTACAAGCATTCCGTTAACCGACTTGCGCGTTCAGGATCTGGTCGATGAGACCGACCAGACCTATTTTGACCAGGCAACAAAAGAACGGATCAAGGACATTATCATCATTGACAGCAATTGGCAGGTTACCGACAGTCTGAATCCTGATAATCTGCCGTCCTATGACGAAAACAACAATGTCGTTTCAAAACAACTCAGCGACCTCACCTGTTTGCCGCCGTTGATGGAAAGCTCTCGCCTGGGCGACGACCTCAAGAATTTTCCCAACGCAAGAACCGAAAACAGTAAGAATCTAACCGATGAAGCACACGCTATTCCGATCGAAACCAGCAAAGGCCGTTGGTATGTGATGGTGTTGTTAAAAAACGATAAGAGCGAAGCGATCTGGCGTGCGGCCCGGCCGTTGATCTATACACTCGGAGTTCTGTTTGTTTCGTCACTTATCACGTTTTTGCTTGTCTGGCGTTTTGCTCAGCCAATTGCAAATCTTGCCGACGCAGCACGCAAGGTTGCTGACGGTGACCTGTGTGTCCGTGTTGCCGATGCTGATAGAAATGACGAGATGGGAAGGCTCGCTTCGCGGTTTAATGAAATGACCGCCGAGCTCGAAAAGAAACGCGATCTGGAAATTAAGTTACAGCAAGCTGAAAAAAGCGCCGTCGTCGGAAGGCTCGGTTCCGCCATCGCTCACGAGATCCGCAATCCGTTGAACTACATAAATTTAACGCTTGACCACTTGCGATCAAAGTTCGCTCCTGCGGACGAGGAAAAGCGCGTTGCATTTGAAAAACTGACCTCGCAACTTAAGGCCGAGGTCGCACGGATAAATCAGCAGATTTCCGATTTTCTAAATTATTCTCGACCTGCAAAAGCAGAATTGAGGCCCATCGATGCGAGAAAAGTGATCGAGGATTCGCTCCGAATAGTCGAAGCCCAAGCAGCAGAGGAAAATGTCCGGATCAGTGTCGTCGAGCACGAAAATGTTCCGCAGGTGATGGGCGATCCTGAATTTCTGCGATCAGTTTTTAACAACTTATTCATCAATGCTCTGCAAGCAATGGAAAACGCCGGAGGACGCATAAATATCAAGATCTACCCCGACGAAGCAGGCAACCTTGTCAATTTTGAAGTTGCAGACAACGCTCGCGGCATTTCACCGGAAAATATCTCAAAAATATTCGAACCGTACTTCTCAACCAAAGAAACCGGCACCGGCCTCGGCCTCGCGATCGTGCATAAGATCGTCGATATCCATAACGGATCGATTTCAGTCGAATCAAAGACAGGCGAAGGGACGAAGTTTACGGTAAAATTACCAAAGGTGGATGAAATTAACCACAAAGACACTAAGGACACAAAGTAA